One Corynebacterium efficiens YS-314 DNA segment encodes these proteins:
- a CDS encoding ABC transporter ATP-binding protein: MLTLSNISKTFFPGTVNERRALSDLSLEMKEGDFVTVIGSNGAGKSTMLNAISGRLLMDSGTITIDGTQVNRMTEHKRARFIGRVFQDPLAGTAPNLTIEENLSLALLRGRKRGLGMALSTKRRELYRQELARLELGLENRLTAKVGLLSGGQRQALSLLMAGYTQPKIMLLDEHTAALDPQRAELVTTLTEKIVEDGKLTTLMVTHNMEQAIRLGNRLIMMHEGRIVYEASAEVKQKLTVRDLLQEFAKIKGATLSDKAMLG, from the coding sequence TTCTTCCCCGGTACGGTCAATGAGCGCCGGGCGCTCTCCGACCTCAGTCTGGAGATGAAGGAAGGCGACTTCGTCACCGTCATCGGGTCCAACGGTGCCGGTAAATCCACCATGCTCAACGCCATCTCCGGGCGGTTGCTCATGGATTCCGGCACCATCACCATCGACGGCACCCAGGTCAACAGGATGACCGAGCATAAGCGGGCCCGGTTCATCGGACGGGTGTTCCAGGATCCCCTGGCCGGCACCGCCCCCAATCTCACCATCGAGGAGAACCTCTCGCTGGCGCTGCTGCGCGGCCGCAAGCGCGGTTTGGGCATGGCCCTGTCGACCAAACGGCGGGAATTGTACCGGCAGGAACTGGCCCGGCTTGAACTCGGCCTGGAAAACCGACTCACCGCCAAGGTGGGTCTGCTCTCCGGTGGTCAGCGACAGGCGCTGTCACTGCTCATGGCCGGGTACACCCAGCCCAAGATCATGCTTCTCGACGAACACACCGCCGCCCTGGACCCCCAGCGAGCCGAACTGGTCACCACCCTGACCGAGAAGATCGTCGAGGACGGCAAACTGACCACCCTCATGGTCACCCACAACATGGAACAGGCTATCCGCCTGGGTAACCGCCTCATCATGATGCACGAGGGACGGATCGTCTATGAGGCCAGCGCAGAGGTGAAGCAGAAGCTCACCGTGCGGGATCTGCTGCAGGAATTCGCCAAGATCAAGGGCGCGACGCTCTCCGATAAGGCGATGCTGGGCTGA